Genomic segment of Candidatus Methylomirabilota bacterium:
CGCGGACTCGACGAGGAACCTCTGACAAACACTGTTCGAGCGTCAAGAGCTTCACCCGCCGAGCGAGCGGCACACTTTAGGCATTGTTGAGCGCCGGCGGGGTATCACCCTCGCGGTAAAAGGGGGTCTGGCGATGAGAATCACCCGAGCGGTTGCAGCAGGGCTTCTGGCTCCGACTCTCTTGGTCGCCTCGGTCTCGTCGGCACGGGCTCAGCAGAGCGACGGCCGGCCTACTCAGGCTCCAGCCATGGAAAACAAGGCTGGGGCTCCAAGCTCGGCGCAGCCTGGATTGCAGCCCGCGGGCCTCGTGTATCGCCCACCCCTGCGCGGGGCGCCGGGCGGCCGGGTCGGCGGAGGCAGCCGCGGTGGCGGCGCGGTCAGCGTCACGGCCTTGGTTCCCGAGGGTCGCGCGCTCACCTCTCTCGAGCAGCCGTCCGTTTCCTGGTACCTGTCGAGCCCGACGCCAGCGCCGGTCGAGGTAACGATCAGCGATGACCGGGCGGTGAAGCCGTTACTCGAGGTTCGCCTGCCTCAGCCCGTCCAGCCTGGAGTGCAGCGGATCCGCCTGGCGGACTATGGGGTGAAGCTCGAGCCCGGAGTCCAGTACAAGTGGTTCGTCACCGTGGTGGTCGACCCGGCGCGCCGCTCGCGCGACGTCCTCGCTGGTGGCACCATCGAGCGCGTCGAGCCCAATGCGGAGTTGAGCGCCCGACTTGCTTCAGCCCGGCCGGAGACCCTTCCGATGATCTATGCCGAGGCAGGGCTCTGGTACGACGCCCTGGGAGCGATCGCCGATCTGCTCGATCAGAGCCCCAATGACCAGACCGTCCGAGAAGGCCGGGCCCAGCTCCTGAGCCAGGCGGGACTGCCAAAGGTCGAGTAAGCGACCTAACCGCCGGTGAGCGACCCGGGCCGGTCAGGCCCGGGTTCTCACTGGATGGCGACCAGGAACTGGAAGTGCACGCCCTGGTCCTGGATCGTGCCTCCGGCCGTCCCAGTGCCCGGGTTCGAGACGTTCCGTAGCGGGTGACCCCAGTAGACCTCGAGCTGGGGGCGGACCGAGACGGGCCCCGCCGGAATCGTGAGACCCCAGCGAAGGCCAACCCCGACGCTCGAGATATCGATCGGGCTCAGATGCGGAGGTCTCACGTTCCAGGATCGGCCGTAGTCGTAGAACGCGGCCAGCTCCAGATAGTCGGCCCATCGGGTGCGCTGGACCACGGGCACCCGTAGCTCCGCCGAGGCCACGAAGGCGTTGTCCCGCACGAGCGTGTTCTCGCGGTAGCCCCGCACGGTATAGCGGCCGCCGACCGACATCTGCTCTTGCACCAGCAAGGGCCGGTCGGACAGCTGAACGTCCGTGCGCGCGATCGTGTAGGCGTCGAGGAACGGGAGCCGCTGGACCCACTGGAACTGCCCCAGCCAGGCGAAGAACAGACCGTCCGGCTCGTCACCGCTGTGGATGGTAGCCCCCAGCGCGTCGATGCCGAACGAGAGACGGGACCGGGCCGAGAGCACGAGATTCCGCGTACGGTGCACGACCTCCTGGACGAACCGGATGGCGGTGTCCACCGACTTGCCGTTGCTCGCGCCGGGCGACAGCGAGAAATCTTCCCCGAGCAGCGTCGTGTCGCTGGACAGGCGCTCCCCGATCAGCTCGAGCGCGATCTCGGTGCTCAGGGTGCGATAGACCGGCTGACGGACCCCCAGGGTGTAGATCACGAAGGTGTTCGTGATATCGAGCTGGTCGAACGGCTGCTCGACGACGACGAAGTACTCGCGATGGTACTGGAAGCTGACCGTCGTATCCCACGGCGTCACCGGGATGGCGTATCGCACGTCCACGAGCGGCCTGAGGCCCTCGGACCCGGCGAAGCGCAGCGCCAGAGTGTCACCGTTGCCGGTGAGATTCAGGAACTCGAAGCCTCCGAAGCCGCGCAGGCCGCCAACCGACGGGGCCTGGTAGTCGTCGGCCCCCATCACGAGCCGATACGGCAGCCGCTCGTCGACCGAGACGTCCAGCACGCTCTCTCCGGGCCGGGCGCCGGGACGCAGCTGCGCATTGAGGCGTCGGAAGCGCTCGTCCTCCAGCAGGAGCTGGAGCTTCTCCTGCAGCGTGTCGACGTTCAGCGGCGGGCCGGCCGCGAGCCGCAGGCGATCGCGAAGATAGCGGGACCGGAACCAGCGGTTGCCCTGGATCTGGATGTCGGTCAGCCCGCCCTCCACGATCTGGTAGGTCACGATCCCGTCGGTCAAGCTCTGATCCGGCAGGATCGCGCCGGAGTTCACGTACCCGCGGTTGACGTAGAGCAGCGTCAGCTGCGTGCGGAGAGCCTCGAGGTCCTCGGTCGACAGCTCGCGGTTGACGTAGGGCGCGGTGACGCGCTCGATCTCGGCGGCGGTGAAGACGGTGCTGCCGACGACGCGGATGTCCCGCACGAAGATGCGCAGCGTGGGCAGGACCCCGGGCGGACGCGGCTGGACCTCCGGCGGCGGAACGGGAGGCAGGACGGGGGGTGGCGGCGGGGCGGGCCGCTCCTGCAGCAGCGGCGGCGGCTCGCCCATCCGGGGTGTGACCCGCTGCGCGAGCGCGGGGACCGGCAGGGCCACCAGCGCCATCCCGAGGAGCACCCCCCATGGGCGCGATCCTGAGGGGCGTCGCAGGCCCAGGGAGTGCTCCCGGGCCCGGCCGATCATCGGCACGCTACGCCCAGCGGGGTCGGCCACCTCAAAGTGAGCAGCGGCGCGGCTTCGCCGGGCTCGTCCGCGGCGGTGCGCTCGCTGGCCGTCCAGCCTTCGAGCACCAGCGGACTCGCGAGGAGCGCGTCCGGCTCCGGCGGCACGCCCTCGCGGCCGGCCACCACCAAGCTGCTCGTCTTGCCCTCGGCGAGCCGGGCGGCGCAGGAGGCGCGCAGGAGGGCGGTCGCCTCGAGAACGTCCGCGGGCAACTGCACCAGCGCGCTGTTCAGGTCGGTGAACTGTGCCTGGACAGCGATGGTGCCCGGCGCGCTGAGCGCCGAGGACGCGCTGATGATGCTGCTGCTCGTCAAGAACGTGTCCGCGAAAATCTGGATGTTGCCGCCGGGCCCCCCGAAGGCGTCGGCGCGAATCTGCCCGTCGGACGCGACCAGGAAGGTCAGTGGATGGGCCTCCGACCCCAGCGTGATGTTGCCGCCCTGGCCGAGGCCACTCTGGACGCTGGTGGTGATTTCGCTGTCGAAGAGGCGCAGGGTAGAGCCGGTGCTGGTGATCGAGATGTTGCCTCCGTCGGCCAGGAGCGATGTGGTCGTGATGGCGCTGCTGCCATCCATGAAGAGCTTGCTGCCGAAGACCAGGTTGATGCTGCCCGCGAGCGCCTCGGCACTGCCGGTGCTGTTCGCCGAGATCTTCGACGCGCCGGCAAGATTCACGTCTCCCGCCGTGATGTTGATATCGCCGCCGGGGCCGGTCCCGCTGGCGTTGGACAGTAGGCTGGCTCCGCCGTCGAGCGACAGCGAGCCCGCGTTGACGGCGATCGTTCCCGCTCGTCCCGCCGCGGATGACGACGCCGAGATCTGCCCCTGGTTGGCGAGGCTCACGCTCGCACCCGAGACCGCGATCTGACCGGCGTCCCCCGTGCTCGT
This window contains:
- a CDS encoding DUF928 domain-containing protein, which codes for MENKAGAPSSAQPGLQPAGLVYRPPLRGAPGGRVGGGSRGGGAVSVTALVPEGRALTSLEQPSVSWYLSSPTPAPVEVTISDDRAVKPLLEVRLPQPVQPGVQRIRLADYGVKLEPGVQYKWFVTVVVDPARRSRDVLAGGTIERVEPNAELSARLASARPETLPMIYAEAGLWYDALGAIADLLDQSPNDQTVREGRAQLLSQAGLPKVE
- a CDS encoding ShlB/FhaC/HecB family hemolysin secretion/activation protein is translated as MLLGMALVALPVPALAQRVTPRMGEPPPLLQERPAPPPPPVLPPVPPPEVQPRPPGVLPTLRIFVRDIRVVGSTVFTAAEIERVTAPYVNRELSTEDLEALRTQLTLLYVNRGYVNSGAILPDQSLTDGIVTYQIVEGGLTDIQIQGNRWFRSRYLRDRLRLAAGPPLNVDTLQEKLQLLLEDERFRRLNAQLRPGARPGESVLDVSVDERLPYRLVMGADDYQAPSVGGLRGFGGFEFLNLTGNGDTLALRFAGSEGLRPLVDVRYAIPVTPWDTTVSFQYHREYFVVVEQPFDQLDITNTFVIYTLGVRQPVYRTLSTEIALELIGERLSSDTTLLGEDFSLSPGASNGKSVDTAIRFVQEVVHRTRNLVLSARSRLSFGIDALGATIHSGDEPDGLFFAWLGQFQWVQRLPFLDAYTIARTDVQLSDRPLLVQEQMSVGGRYTVRGYRENTLVRDNAFVASAELRVPVVQRTRWADYLELAAFYDYGRSWNVRPPHLSPIDISSVGVGLRWGLTIPAGPVSVRPQLEVYWGHPLRNVSNPGTGTAGGTIQDQGVHFQFLVAIQ